One part of the Enterococcus sp. DIV1094 genome encodes these proteins:
- a CDS encoding aminopeptidase P family protein, with product MNLEKINELRQWMAQKQIDLAYISDPGHIAYFSGYESEPHERVLALFLPLEQDPFLFTPALEVEDAQNSSWSYDVRGYLDSEDPWVLIGQEIRTRYPQLKTIGIEKNALTVDRFDALSQQMTGTVQYADLTPAIQRLQLIKTTKEKDQLIAAGKWADVAFEIGFRSIKEGVTEQAIIAEIEYQLKKQGVSQMSFDTLVLAGTNAASPHGTPGSTTIQPNELVLFDLGVVWDGYCSDATRTVAYHKPTEFQEKIYQITLEAQLAAQEAVRPGITAAELDQIARNVIESYGYDEYFNHRLGHGIGTTVHEYPSLVAGNDLVIEEGMCFSLEPGIYIPDQVGVRIEDCVYVTSNGCVPFTTTPKELLVVE from the coding sequence ATGAATCTTGAAAAAATCAACGAATTACGCCAATGGATGGCCCAAAAACAAATCGACCTTGCTTATATCAGTGATCCAGGTCATATCGCCTATTTTTCCGGCTATGAAAGTGAGCCACATGAGCGTGTCCTCGCGCTGTTCCTGCCACTTGAGCAAGATCCTTTCTTATTCACGCCAGCTTTAGAAGTAGAAGATGCGCAAAATAGCAGTTGGTCTTATGATGTACGTGGTTACCTTGATAGTGAAGATCCTTGGGTCTTGATCGGTCAGGAGATCCGCACACGTTATCCACAACTTAAAACAATCGGGATCGAAAAAAATGCGTTGACGGTTGACCGCTTTGATGCGTTATCACAACAAATGACAGGTACTGTTCAGTATGCTGATCTGACTCCTGCTATCCAACGATTACAATTGATCAAAACAACAAAAGAAAAAGATCAATTGATTGCCGCAGGAAAATGGGCAGATGTTGCTTTTGAGATTGGTTTTCGTTCGATTAAAGAAGGTGTCACAGAACAAGCAATCATCGCTGAAATCGAATATCAATTAAAAAAACAAGGTGTTTCTCAAATGTCTTTTGATACATTGGTCTTAGCTGGGACAAATGCCGCAAGCCCTCATGGAACTCCTGGCAGCACGACGATCCAACCCAATGAACTGGTCCTATTTGATCTAGGCGTCGTATGGGATGGCTATTGCAGTGATGCCACCCGAACTGTTGCCTACCACAAGCCAACGGAATTTCAAGAGAAAATCTATCAGATCACACTTGAAGCACAATTAGCAGCACAAGAAGCAGTTCGTCCCGGGATAACAGCCGCTGAACTCGATCAAATCGCTCGAAACGTGATTGAAAGCTATGGCTACGACGAATATTTCAATCATCGTTTAGGACACGGAATCGGCACGACTGTCCATGAATATCCATCCCTTGTAGCTGGCAATGATCTAGTGATTGAAGAAGGCATGTGTTTTTCATTGGAACCTGGTATTTACATCCCAGATCAAGTCGGCGTAAGAATCGAAGATTGCGTCTATGTCACAAGCAACGGCTGCGTGCCATTTACAACAACACCAAAAGAATTATTAGTAGTGGAGTAA